In Streptomyces sp. NBC_00306, a single genomic region encodes these proteins:
- a CDS encoding adhesin: MARTAVTGRVPRLSRGGRILLIGGVGLTALALAVSAAAMYGGDSPSDASDDSGSRFDPGAVGGAPQRIEPSVEPSRSASDQPSPGEGEDGRKSPKPPQSGKRPAYSAWAGPGCDGGGRYEEEGRFRDGFAGWYTVNVGGHTGDGCDGRFTSIPMSGSATKDTDGTATWSWYVGSGYTTCSVAVVVPKGGRDEDVAGDPTVYKVLADPADPDSLIKTFQVDQVALRDKGAIIQKIPVRDQQLTVRLVDRGVDFGAGREGAHHAAAQMRADCTA; the protein is encoded by the coding sequence ATGGCACGCACGGCAGTCACGGGACGGGTGCCTCGCCTCTCCCGTGGAGGAAGGATTCTGCTGATCGGCGGAGTCGGGCTGACAGCGCTGGCCCTGGCGGTCTCGGCGGCCGCGATGTACGGGGGTGACTCACCGTCGGACGCGTCCGACGACTCCGGGTCCCGCTTCGACCCCGGCGCCGTCGGCGGGGCCCCGCAGCGGATCGAGCCCTCGGTCGAGCCGTCCCGCTCGGCATCGGACCAGCCGTCACCCGGAGAGGGGGAGGACGGCCGGAAGTCCCCGAAACCACCGCAGAGCGGCAAGCGTCCCGCGTACTCCGCCTGGGCCGGACCGGGTTGCGACGGCGGCGGCCGGTACGAGGAAGAAGGCCGCTTCCGCGACGGCTTCGCGGGCTGGTACACGGTGAACGTCGGCGGCCACACGGGCGACGGCTGCGACGGCCGGTTCACCTCCATCCCCATGTCGGGCAGCGCCACGAAGGACACCGACGGCACGGCGACCTGGTCCTGGTACGTGGGCAGCGGCTACACAACCTGCTCGGTGGCCGTGGTGGTCCCGAAGGGCGGCCGGGACGAGGACGTGGCGGGCGACCCCACGGTCTACAAGGTGCTGGCGGACCCGGCCGATCCCGACAGCCTGATCAAGACGTTCCAGGTCGACCAAGTGGCGCTGCGCGACAAGGGCGCGATCATCCAGAAGATCCCGGTCCGCGACCAGCAGCTGACGGTGCGGCTCGTGGACAGGGGAGTGGACTTCGGCGCCGGCCGCGAGGGGGCCCACCACGCGGCGGCGCAGATGCGGGCGGACTGCACGGCCTGA
- a CDS encoding MFS transporter, with protein sequence MLVATALAALVHLIWFFFFANSGGDIAAQDAWAEFVGRHPDSAYNLAWYGGMHPVSYSVVSPYLMSLIGVRSTMMVAGTVSAALTALILVRVRAVRNPLACSLAGVFAFLCNALSGRVTFGLGMMFALGAVAAVFCWPHRWRMNRWAKASVAAPLAGLATAASPVAGLFLGVIAAALFLNGRRPGAYALGLAPVVVVALSAWLFPFSGTQPMSFWSTSLPFLYGVFVLVLVPKDWRTVRTAAAVYALGTLLTWLIDSQIGSNVSRLPMLFAGVVLLAALPFTRPRSRKWYALVIVFAGLNFWIGFKAVDDMVRTAPTASWNRELAPLVNRLQQVNAERGRVEVVPASSHREASALAPYVNLARGWNRQADMKRNPLFYDDDKTLTSAGYRAWLDRWAVHYVVLPKGSPDESGARQEAELVREGQPYLTRIWGDGNWQLFAVKDPMPLADPPATVDHAGAGDLTIQVKTAGRVLIRVPYSPWLSLVDEDGKKVEGPQETEASKLREDGPKSFTNPNGCLIKVEQDTEGDEWTELLAPRPGVYRLAAPYGLPRGTACPDELR encoded by the coding sequence GTGCTCGTCGCCACCGCCCTCGCGGCGCTGGTGCACCTCATCTGGTTCTTCTTCTTCGCCAACAGCGGCGGTGACATCGCGGCCCAGGACGCCTGGGCGGAGTTCGTCGGCCGCCATCCCGACTCCGCGTACAACCTCGCCTGGTACGGCGGCATGCACCCGGTCTCGTACAGCGTCGTCTCGCCCTATCTGATGTCGCTGATCGGCGTCCGCTCGACGATGATGGTCGCCGGTACGGTCTCCGCCGCGCTGACCGCGCTGATCCTCGTGCGCGTCCGTGCCGTCCGCAATCCGCTGGCCTGCTCGCTCGCCGGGGTCTTCGCCTTCCTGTGCAACGCCCTGTCCGGGCGGGTCACCTTCGGCCTCGGCATGATGTTCGCGCTCGGAGCCGTCGCCGCGGTCTTCTGCTGGCCGCACCGCTGGCGGATGAACCGCTGGGCCAAGGCGTCCGTGGCCGCCCCGCTCGCCGGTCTCGCCACCGCGGCCAGCCCCGTCGCCGGTCTCTTCCTCGGCGTCATCGCGGCCGCGCTGTTCCTGAACGGGCGCCGGCCGGGGGCGTACGCCCTGGGCCTCGCCCCGGTCGTCGTCGTGGCGCTGTCCGCCTGGCTGTTCCCCTTCTCCGGCACCCAGCCGATGTCGTTCTGGTCGACGTCCCTCCCCTTCCTGTACGGGGTGTTCGTTCTCGTCCTCGTACCGAAGGACTGGCGCACGGTCCGCACCGCGGCGGCCGTCTACGCGCTGGGCACGCTGCTGACCTGGCTGATCGACTCCCAGATCGGCTCGAACGTCTCGCGGCTGCCGATGCTGTTCGCGGGCGTGGTGCTGCTGGCGGCGCTCCCGTTCACCCGGCCGCGCTCGCGGAAGTGGTACGCGCTCGTCATCGTCTTCGCGGGCCTGAACTTCTGGATCGGCTTCAAGGCCGTGGACGACATGGTCCGCACCGCGCCGACGGCGTCCTGGAACCGTGAGCTCGCCCCGCTCGTCAACCGGCTCCAGCAGGTGAACGCCGAACGCGGCCGGGTCGAGGTGGTCCCGGCAAGCAGCCACCGCGAGGCGTCCGCCCTCGCGCCGTACGTCAATCTGGCCCGCGGCTGGAACCGCCAGGCCGACATGAAGCGCAACCCGCTCTTCTACGACGACGACAAGACGCTCACCTCCGCCGGCTACCGGGCCTGGCTGGACCGGTGGGCGGTGCACTACGTCGTCCTGCCCAAGGGGTCGCCCGACGAGAGCGGCGCCCGCCAGGAGGCGGAGCTGGTCCGCGAGGGGCAGCCCTACCTCACGCGTATCTGGGGCGACGGCAACTGGCAACTGTTCGCCGTCAAGGATCCGATGCCGCTGGCCGACCCGCCGGCCACGGTGGACCACGCCGGCGCGGGGGACCTCACCATCCAGGTGAAGACGGCGGGACGGGTGCTGATCCGGGTGCCGTACTCGCCCTGGCTGAGCCTCGTCGACGAGGACGGCAAGAAGGTGGAGGGCCCCCAGGAGACGGAGGCCTCGAAGCTGCGCGAGGACGGGCCGAAGAGCTTCACCAATCCGAACGGCTGCCTCATCAAGGTGGAGCAGGACACGGAGGGCGACGAGTGGACCGAACTGCTCGCGCCCCGTCCCGGCGTCTACCGGCTGGCGGCTCCGTACGGGCTTCCGCGGGGCACCGCGTGCCCGGATGAACTTCGGTAG